From the Nodularia sphaerocarpa UHCC 0038 genome, the window AGCAGGTATTGCCAACATTTGAGCAGTAATACAAGCTTCTTTTACCGAAAGTCTTTCTGAAAGTTGTAAAGCTTCTATTATGCGCCGCGCCCTAATCATACAATTAACTGCTATCATAACTATTTCTGGTTGAGTTATGATAGATGAGTTAGGAGCAACTTCAGTTAATATTATTGCAGCTATATTAGAGTGACCTGCATTTTCTAAAACAATAGCAATTCCAACAAATATGTCGTATGGTAACTTCGATGTATCTATAGTATTGGTCTCATTTTTCTGGTTTTTCTTATGTTGACGGGTATGAAGTGTAAAACCAGTACCACTAGCAAGGTAAATTTCAATTTTATTATTGTCAATCGTAATATTTCCATGAGCTTGGTGTTGTTCAATGTAACTACTAATTTGTATTAAATTTGATAAGTTATTTAATATTTTGTTAATCTCTAACTCTATTTTTACAGACAATACATTATGAATCAATTCCTCTTTGCATTTGATGATGAATTTAATAGGAGGTGTGAATTGAGGGGATTTTAACTGTCTAAATGCATCTAACTCAGAAACTAATCGAATTGCAGTTTTCTCTTGCCATTCATCTTCTACAGAAAATCGAAAAGTAATCTCTTGTTTTGCATTTCTACCGTAATAAGGATCGTAAGTATGAAACCACTTTACATAAATTTTGCCAGTATAAGCGTGGTAGTTAACAATAAGAACTGGTAAATCCAATAACTGGTAGTACTGACAAGTAGTAATTTTAATTTTAACAGCAAGAGCAACATTTAATTTTGTTTCATCTGTTCCTTTCAGTTGGACAAAGAACATTTTACCTGTGGTAAATCCATCTTTGTCGAATATTTCTACCCTACCGTCTAGCCCATACTCAGGCGGGGGAATTGGTTCAAATATCCACTCTGAAGGTAGTTTTCCAGAGAAAGCTTGACGTGATTCTTGTTCTAACTGATGTTTACGAGGTCTTTGAGGCAACATTATATATTTGGATAAAGTTAGTTTCAGCTAAATTTTTCAAATTAAACTAAGTAAGTCGGCTAGAAAAATTCTAGGTATATGAATAAATGTAAATTATCCGTACTCTGGTCAGATTAAATTTGAAACCCTAATTTTTAGGTTAGTCCGCGACGGCGGACTTCCCTCCGGGAAGCCGCTACGCGTCTTGTTTGTGTAGCCGCAACTTCCAGCCTGGACTAGGTGCAAGATGTGAGCTAAACTAATCCCCCAATCCCTATTCCCTAACCCTGCTCTAACAATTTCATCTTTTGCCACCAAAGATTTAAGGGAAAATAAATTACAGGGGCCCAAAGACTACTGAGAATGGCAGAAGCCAGAGCGCCCCGTTGATAATATGCCCAAATATATTCCACTTTGCGTAGGCTTGACCCGCCGTAGTCATTGGCCATCAAACTTAATTGCAATCCAAAGATAGTTTCTGCCACAACTGCCATCACAAAGACAATTAAAGCAATAGAAATAAAATCTTCTTGGATAAAACGCTGCTTTTTCAGCACACTAGTCAAAAAACCAACGCAACC encodes:
- a CDS encoding DUF4365 domain-containing protein, with the translated sequence MLPQRPRKHQLEQESRQAFSGKLPSEWIFEPIPPPEYGLDGRVEIFDKDGFTTGKMFFVQLKGTDETKLNVALAVKIKITTCQYYQLLDLPVLIVNYHAYTGKIYVKWFHTYDPYYGRNAKQEITFRFSVEDEWQEKTAIRLVSELDAFRQLKSPQFTPPIKFIIKCKEELIHNVLSVKIELEINKILNNLSNLIQISSYIEQHQAHGNITIDNNKIEIYLASGTGFTLHTRQHKKNQKNETNTIDTSKLPYDIFVGIAIVLENAGHSNIAAIILTEVAPNSSIITQPEIVMIAVNCMIRARRIIEALQLSERLSVKEACITAQMLAIPALSQRYFLSESDHNYLHQFLVNAIARAVKLGDSCHLATTHYNLGNYLTSRDLKRLALHHYKQAIKCYPEYLEKPYFCRELAGILFESKRYSLSLKFYERAINLGQEGICGALYADALMFAGKYYESLEAFKTYLESQTGFEPEWELKAYILEWIIRILGCNQQKRNTVTAIKLSTVDDKFSIFECKQTLQEALTYDALCSNAWFNLGVLESKNGSQDNAFIPFLIAALINSGDVETWCNAIGIAIEQSNYSLVSLIIPTAYQHNKQDFIEQMIKFAQSQGEGFPVTDFINVVNQVINEMPKQEELFEFRLLGEGSVYF
- the mreD gene encoding rod shape-determining protein MreD → MFNHRVASWHPGILTLLNWAVTVGSVLFCLLMLPTRFLGMELLGIGPNWLLIWVVAWSVKRSVWEGIFAGIVLGLLQDAMTSPDPTHAITLGCVGFLTSVLKKQRFIQEDFISIALIVFVMAVVAETIFGLQLSLMANDYGGSSLRKVEYIWAYYQRGALASAILSSLWAPVIYFPLNLWWQKMKLLEQG